The Desulfoscipio gibsoniae DSM 7213 genome contains a region encoding:
- a CDS encoding glucose-1-phosphate cytidylyltransferase produces the protein MKPKVVILCGGKGTRLREETEYKPKPLVTVGRMPILWHIMKHYAHYGFNDFVLCLGYKGDHIKEFFLNYKLRRWDLQLNLKHGTKFFTQDEEEEVEDWNIIFAETGLETNTGGRIKKIEKYIDGDYFFLTYGDGLSDVNIKELEQFFLQQSKIGVMTGVKPQSKYGEIAVDTNGTIIEFKEKPLLNNYINGGFCVFDRKIFNYMDENCILEEEVLKQLVNEQQLVLYKYNGFWKCMDTYKDYKELNQMWQNGNSPWKVY, from the coding sequence GTGAAACCTAAAGTAGTCATTTTATGTGGCGGCAAAGGTACGCGCCTGCGGGAAGAGACGGAATATAAACCCAAACCGCTGGTTACTGTAGGCAGGATGCCGATCCTGTGGCATATTATGAAACATTATGCTCATTATGGCTTTAACGATTTTGTGCTTTGCCTGGGTTATAAAGGAGATCATATTAAAGAGTTTTTTTTAAATTATAAATTACGCCGCTGGGATCTGCAGTTAAATCTGAAACACGGGACCAAATTCTTTACGCAAGATGAAGAAGAAGAAGTTGAAGATTGGAATATAATATTTGCTGAAACTGGCCTGGAAACCAACACCGGAGGTCGTATTAAAAAAATTGAAAAATATATTGATGGGGACTATTTCTTTTTAACTTATGGTGATGGGCTTTCTGACGTAAACATAAAAGAGCTTGAACAGTTTTTCCTGCAGCAAAGCAAGATCGGGGTCATGACGGGAGTAAAACCGCAGTCCAAGTACGGGGAGATTGCAGTTGACACCAACGGGACTATTATTGAGTTTAAGGAAAAACCTTTATTAAACAATTATATAAACGGGGGTTTTTGTGTTTTTGATCGAAAAATTTTTAACTACATGGATGAAAATTGCATTCTTGAAGAGGAAGTTCTTAAACAATTAGTTAATGAGCAGCAGCTAGTATTATATAAATACAATGGTTTTTGGAAGTGCATGGACACATATAAGGACTATAAAGAGCTGAACCAGATGTGGCAGAATGGTAATTCCCCGTGGAAGGTGTATTAA
- a CDS encoding GDP-mannose 4,6-dehydratase: MSFWKYKNVFITGCTGLLGSHLSKLLIKGGANVVGLVRDYVPQSRVFKERLISDMVIVRGDIQNYDLLERAINEYEIDTVFHLAAQTIVSIANNNPLSTFESNVRGTWNILEACRRNNGVKRIVVASSDKAYGDQEVLPYSEETPLQGKHPYDVSKSCSDLVAHTFYHTYGLPVCITRCGNFYGPGDLNYNRLVPGTIRSALHGEPPIIRSDGTFIRDYFYVKDGARAYMFLAQKMDELPVHGEAFNFSNELQITVIELVRKILSLMDCSHLEPIIKNEANKEIKHQYLSTKKAKHVLDWAPKYSLDQALMETIEWYTKQLT, translated from the coding sequence ATGAGCTTTTGGAAATATAAGAACGTATTCATAACCGGATGCACAGGTCTACTGGGTAGTCACTTAAGTAAACTTTTAATCAAAGGTGGTGCAAATGTTGTCGGCCTGGTACGTGATTATGTGCCACAGTCCAGGGTTTTTAAGGAAAGATTAATTTCTGACATGGTCATTGTACGTGGAGATATACAAAATTATGATCTATTGGAAAGAGCTATTAATGAATATGAGATTGATACAGTATTTCACCTGGCGGCGCAAACCATTGTCAGCATTGCCAATAATAACCCGTTGTCCACCTTTGAATCAAATGTAAGGGGAACCTGGAATATACTGGAGGCCTGCCGAAGAAATAACGGGGTGAAACGAATAGTTGTGGCTTCCAGTGATAAAGCCTATGGAGATCAGGAAGTTCTGCCTTATAGTGAAGAAACGCCCTTGCAGGGGAAACATCCCTATGATGTATCAAAAAGCTGTTCTGATCTAGTTGCCCATACCTTCTACCACACCTACGGTTTACCGGTTTGCATTACCAGGTGTGGCAATTTTTACGGCCCCGGGGATTTGAATTATAACCGGTTGGTACCGGGTACCATTCGTTCAGCTCTACATGGGGAACCGCCTATAATTCGAAGCGACGGCACTTTCATCAGGGACTATTTTTATGTCAAAGACGGCGCTAGAGCATATATGTTTCTAGCGCAAAAAATGGACGAACTGCCTGTACATGGCGAGGCGTTTAATTTTAGTAATGAACTGCAAATAACCGTCATTGAGTTAGTTAGAAAGATTTTATCGTTAATGGATTGCTCGCACCTGGAGCCCATTATTAAAAATGAAGCTAATAAAGAAATTAAACATCAGTATCTCAGCACTAAGAAAGCCAAGCATGTTCTTGACTGGGCACCTAAATATTCTCTGGATCAGGCTTTAATGGAAACTATTGAATGGTATACCAAGCAGCTTACCTGA
- a CDS encoding serine hydrolase domain-containing protein yields MFTHTAGIPLGDIFERYPPKEEIPSLEESLSKKAILIQEPGLSFSYSNTGYNLLDLLIEEVTGRDFAEYMKEEVLIPLGMHNSSFTWSEEFDPAVPVGYDLKGNPVPVYIYPEKASDGLFANVEDIAAFAAAGMTNFSHTDHQVLNDQSINKLYTPMVEKIGIYGVVLKRYRFSVLPFWLICFNPCSHYRKGKTNKSIGTKNNLVINPYRVDLPLALFSLQNILPNK; encoded by the coding sequence CTGTTTACCCATACTGCCGGTATACCTTTGGGAGATATTTTTGAACGCTACCCTCCAAAAGAAGAAATACCTTCTTTAGAAGAAAGCTTATCAAAAAAAGCTATTCTTATACAAGAACCCGGTTTATCATTTTCATATTCAAATACAGGATACAACTTGCTTGATTTGTTGATAGAAGAGGTTACAGGTCGTGATTTTGCAGAATACATGAAGGAAGAGGTTTTAATTCCGCTTGGAATGCACAATTCCAGTTTTACTTGGAGTGAAGAGTTCGATCCAGCTGTACCTGTTGGTTATGATCTAAAAGGTAATCCCGTACCGGTATATATTTATCCCGAGAAAGCTTCTGACGGCCTTTTTGCAAACGTAGAGGATATAGCTGCCTTTGCTGCTGCCGGAATGACAAACTTTTCCCATACGGATCATCAAGTGCTTAACGACCAAAGTATTAATAAACTCTATACGCCAATGGTTGAAAAAATTGGCATCTATGGCGTTGTTTTAAAGAGGTATCGGTTTTCTGTTCTTCCTTTCTGGCTTATTTGTTTCAATCCTTGCTCTCATTATCGGAAGGGTAAAACAAATAAAAGCATTGGAACCAAAAACAATCTAGTAATCAATCCTTATCGCGTGGACCTTCCTTTAGCCCTTTTCTCACTCCAGAATATACTGCCCAATAAATAA
- a CDS encoding type II toxin-antitoxin system HicB family antitoxin, producing MVYIYPAIFTPAAVDGRGIVYTVEIPDVLGCITEGESISEAMSAAREALAGCILAMKQAKEDIPTPSNYRDIITSSDDDIVTLIDVDLNDYLRKKETKSIIKTVSLPQWLAIMAEDAGISYSQALQNALKRELGIEG from the coding sequence GTGGTTTACATTTATCCGGCTATTTTTACTCCTGCCGCAGTCGATGGTCGCGGTATCGTATACACTGTTGAAATACCGGATGTCCTTGGCTGCATCACTGAAGGGGAATCTATATCGGAAGCAATGTCTGCGGCCAGAGAAGCTTTAGCTGGGTGTATTTTAGCCATGAAGCAAGCCAAGGAAGATATCCCCACACCATCAAATTACCGCGACATTATAACATCTTCTGATGATGATATTGTTACTTTAATTGATGTTGACCTTAACGACTATTTAAGGAAAAAGGAGACAAAATCTATTATTAAAACGGTTAGTCTTCCCCAATGGCTGGCAATTATGGCTGAAGATGCAGGGATTAGTTATTCACAAGCCTTACAGAACGCCTTAAAGCGTGAACTTGGTATAGAAGGGTAA
- a CDS encoding type II toxin-antitoxin system HicA family toxin, producing MKPKELMKILAQDGWVVVRMQGSHHIHKHSTKPGTIPVALHNKDMAPGTLNKILKAARLK from the coding sequence ATGAAACCAAAAGAGCTTATGAAGATTCTGGCACAAGACGGTTGGGTGGTAGTTAGAATGCAAGGATCACACCACATACATAAGCACTCAACTAAACCCGGAACCATACCTGTAGCCCTCCACAACAAAGACATGGCACCGGGAACGCTAAACAAAATCCTTAAGGCCGCAAGACTGAAATAA
- a CDS encoding TolB family protein, whose translation MQDHRPVQPLWRRLQSEDLFQLRLITEAQISPDGTRVCFVQKVFVPEENKYRSHLWIVPAMGGNAEPFTTGDQLDYAPDWSPDGRWIAFLSTRSSGSVQIWIITTDGGEALKVTSFKGISGRPVWAPDRRWIAFTILLNEKGIEPEEEKPQTLSPRERFTADIRRITTLPFKENGVGFIGEKFEQVAVIDLQTKTGLRVLTNGRLNHSDPTWSPDGRHLAFSMSEWRAVGAPDPNRMFVGDIGLVPAGGGPVRKLTKSLGPAYRPAFSPDGKTIAYIGHDSKYGGYTQPLVWAVSTLGGDPRNVTAGFDRPFEDQSITDLIKNPEPSPPIWTPDGSAVYYLASDSGMSHLVRVEMRTGKVLPVTAGQRVIYNFSISRDTRRAALCHSDPVIPNDVFLLNLGGTKARESRLTEVNREFLAAVKLSAPESYTARSGEVTVEGWILRPPGTNPPGKTPAVLEVHGGPMVMYRYRFFFEFQFTCRSRDYSGVLEPPWEHGLWPGLHCRHPGRLGQ comes from the coding sequence ATGCAGGATCATCGACCGGTCCAACCGCTTTGGCGCCGTTTGCAATCCGAAGACCTTTTTCAGCTGCGTCTTATCACTGAGGCGCAGATTTCTCCGGATGGAACCCGCGTTTGTTTCGTGCAAAAGGTGTTCGTCCCGGAAGAAAACAAGTACCGTTCCCACCTCTGGATAGTGCCGGCCATGGGGGGTAATGCTGAGCCTTTCACCACGGGGGATCAGCTGGATTATGCTCCCGACTGGTCGCCGGACGGCAGGTGGATTGCCTTTTTATCCACGCGCAGCAGCGGGTCAGTTCAGATTTGGATCATCACCACGGACGGCGGGGAAGCCCTGAAAGTTACGTCCTTCAAAGGGATTTCCGGCCGGCCGGTGTGGGCGCCCGACAGGCGGTGGATTGCCTTCACCATCCTGCTGAATGAAAAAGGTATCGAGCCCGAGGAAGAAAAACCCCAAACATTGTCGCCCAGGGAGCGGTTTACCGCCGACATACGGCGGATTACCACGCTTCCTTTTAAAGAAAACGGCGTAGGGTTTATCGGCGAAAAGTTCGAACAGGTTGCCGTGATTGATCTCCAAACAAAAACGGGGCTGCGTGTTTTGACCAACGGCAGGTTGAACCATTCGGACCCCACCTGGTCACCGGACGGGCGGCACCTCGCCTTCTCGATGAGTGAATGGCGGGCGGTCGGAGCACCTGATCCCAATCGCATGTTTGTAGGCGATATCGGGTTGGTTCCTGCCGGGGGCGGCCCGGTTCGCAAGCTGACTAAAAGCCTCGGTCCCGCTTACAGGCCCGCTTTTTCTCCGGACGGTAAGACCATCGCTTACATTGGGCATGACTCGAAATACGGTGGTTATACTCAACCTTTGGTTTGGGCCGTCAGCACCCTTGGAGGCGATCCCCGCAATGTGACAGCCGGGTTTGACCGCCCATTTGAGGACCAGTCCATCACCGATCTGATCAAAAACCCGGAACCATCGCCTCCGATCTGGACACCCGACGGAAGTGCCGTATACTATTTAGCCAGCGACAGCGGCATGAGCCATCTGGTACGCGTAGAAATGAGGACCGGGAAGGTGCTGCCCGTAACCGCGGGTCAGCGGGTCATTTACAACTTCAGTATCAGCCGGGACACCCGTCGCGCCGCGCTCTGCCACTCCGATCCGGTTATCCCCAACGACGTTTTTCTTCTAAATTTGGGGGGCACAAAAGCCCGCGAAAGCCGATTAACAGAAGTAAACCGAGAGTTCCTGGCGGCGGTCAAACTCTCCGCACCCGAAAGCTACACCGCCCGGTCCGGAGAGGTCACCGTAGAGGGATGGATCCTGCGCCCTCCGGGGACCAATCCGCCTGGCAAGACGCCTGCGGTGCTGGAGGTTCACGGCGGGCCGATGGTGATGTACAGATACCGTTTCTTTTTTGAGTTTCAGTTTACTTGCCGCTCACGGGATTACAGTGGTGTACTCGAACCCCCGTGGGAGCATGGGTTATGGCCAGGCCTTCACTGCCGCCATCCGGGGCGACTGGGGCAATAA
- a CDS encoding S9 family peptidase, which yields MYSNPRGSMGYGQAFTAAIRGDWGNKDFQDIMNATEAAVAQGGIDPARLGVAGGSYGGFMINWTVGRTNRFKAAIAMRSISNMYSQFGTSDFGFTKLTDFGGPPWRIPGEYLAQSPISFVDRVKTPLLMLHAENDLRTPISEAEQFYTALKILGQKVVVLRYPDEDHDLSREGQPCTAFTGWRPLPGGLSNT from the coding sequence GTGTACTCGAACCCCCGTGGGAGCATGGGTTATGGCCAGGCCTTCACTGCCGCCATCCGGGGCGACTGGGGCAATAAGGATTTTCAGGACATTATGAATGCCACTGAAGCAGCCGTGGCGCAAGGGGGAATCGATCCGGCCAGGTTGGGGGTAGCAGGCGGAAGTTACGGCGGGTTCATGATAAACTGGACCGTGGGGCGCACCAACCGCTTTAAAGCCGCCATCGCCATGCGCAGCATCAGCAACATGTACAGCCAGTTTGGCACCAGTGACTTCGGGTTCACTAAGCTTACAGACTTCGGCGGGCCGCCCTGGCGCATTCCCGGCGAGTACCTGGCACAGTCACCCATCAGTTTCGTGGATCGGGTCAAGACCCCGCTGCTCATGCTCCACGCCGAAAACGACTTGCGTACGCCTATTTCCGAGGCGGAACAATTCTACACGGCTCTCAAAATCCTTGGGCAAAAGGTTGTGGTGCTGCGCTACCCGGACGAGGACCACGACCTGAGCCGTGAGGGCCAGCCCTGCACCGCGTTCACCGGTTGGAGGCCATTACCCGGTGGTTTGTCGAATACCTAA
- a CDS encoding TetR/AcrR family transcriptional regulator, with protein sequence MPKETFLRLRDEKQERILRAAIHEFVENGFDRAKIGDITQNAKVATGSIYQYFEDKKELFVYCAQWGLEVLIKKLNECSIRVLARIIA encoded by the coding sequence ATGCCAAAGGAAACATTTTTACGACTTAGGGATGAAAAACAGGAGCGCATTTTGCGCGCGGCTATCCATGAGTTCGTGGAGAACGGCTTTGACCGTGCGAAAATCGGAGACATCACCCAAAACGCGAAAGTGGCGACGGGCAGCATATACCAGTATTTTGAGGACAAGAAAGAGCTGTTTGTCTATTGCGCCCAGTGGGGCCTCGAGGTACTCATAAAAAAGCTCAATGAGTGCTCGATACGAGTTTTAGCCCGTATAATCGCTTAG
- a CDS encoding MarR family winged helix-turn-helix transcriptional regulator: MSNKKSGGFDIKDSLGFFIAKCHQKAFHIFREKLLPYNLTPPQFSVLAFLWKNDGQSQIQLGTALEMDRTTTSGIIDRMENQGLVIRRPNPEDRRVFMIYLTEAGREMEHTVSRLSHEANAEVAANLSAKEKETLLALLKKLRGDKYEE, encoded by the coding sequence TTGAGCAATAAAAAAAGCGGTGGCTTTGATATTAAAGATAGTCTTGGGTTTTTTATTGCCAAATGCCATCAGAAAGCTTTCCATATTTTTCGAGAAAAATTATTACCATACAACCTTACTCCACCTCAGTTTTCGGTGTTGGCTTTTCTATGGAAAAATGACGGGCAGTCTCAAATCCAGTTGGGAACTGCTTTGGAGATGGACCGTACTACTACCAGCGGTATCATTGACCGCATGGAAAACCAGGGCTTGGTCATTCGCAGGCCCAACCCGGAAGACAGGCGGGTTTTTATGATATACCTGACTGAAGCCGGCAGGGAAATGGAGCACACCGTTTCCCGCTTATCACATGAGGCCAATGCCGAAGTGGCTGCAAATTTATCCGCAAAAGAGAAAGAAACTTTGTTGGCTTTACTGAAAAAATTAAGGGGTGATAAATATGAAGAGTAA
- a CDS encoding DUF169 domain-containing protein — MKSKIAEAVGLRYSPVAIMFTDEKPAGALQFKEGRWGCVVSMLNAAAKGRTAVFDRKTYGCIGGGAGLGFGNTYVNFPGGLEYFLSHGNKEFCASEMGKNIVKNMPALSHGEAYKKTPEFAKSFADGLPYYNVSTEYVVFKLLEELLPGESPEVVVFLATADQISALAVLANYARHGDDNVIVPRCAGCHSIGIIPLNEGKSDNPRGVIGLIDISARKQVDKDLLSFSVPYKMFLEMESNVEESFLARDEWLKVKKRNQ; from the coding sequence ATGAAGAGTAAGATAGCGGAGGCTGTTGGTCTGAGGTATTCTCCCGTGGCCATTATGTTTACCGATGAAAAACCCGCAGGGGCGCTCCAGTTCAAGGAAGGTCGCTGGGGCTGTGTCGTGTCGATGCTCAATGCGGCGGCAAAGGGGCGGACAGCGGTATTTGACCGCAAGACCTACGGCTGCATCGGTGGCGGCGCCGGCCTCGGCTTCGGCAATACCTACGTCAATTTTCCAGGGGGCCTCGAATATTTCCTGTCTCATGGCAACAAAGAATTCTGCGCAAGCGAAATGGGTAAAAACATTGTAAAAAATATGCCTGCTTTGAGCCATGGCGAAGCGTACAAAAAGACCCCGGAATTTGCCAAGTCCTTTGCCGACGGGCTTCCTTATTATAATGTCTCCACTGAGTACGTGGTATTTAAGCTGCTGGAAGAACTTTTGCCCGGTGAGTCACCGGAAGTGGTGGTTTTTCTTGCCACTGCGGATCAGATTTCAGCCCTGGCGGTGCTGGCCAACTATGCCAGGCACGGTGACGACAACGTTATCGTCCCCCGGTGTGCCGGTTGTCATAGCATTGGTATCATCCCTCTTAATGAAGGGAAGTCGGATAACCCGCGGGGGGTCATCGGCCTGATAGACATATCCGCCCGCAAACAGGTGGATAAGGATCTTCTCTCCTTTAGCGTTCCTTATAAGATGTTTCTAGAAATGGAGAGCAACGTGGAAGAAAGCTTCCTGGCCAGGGACGAATGGCTAAAGGTGAAAAAAAGAAATCAATAA
- a CDS encoding IS4 family transposase, producing MAIILPKNDNNEQAKSYSDRFIKQAKIGTFLHQANIRKESGLSPLFLFQFIFSLVFQGKNLYRTLESGRIDNAPSKDAIYRFLNRPTFNWRKFLVTISSFLIKTRLLPLTSEGRARVLILDDSTYSRNRSKSVELLSRVHDHSTNRYLKGFRMLTLGWSDGGTFLPLAFSLLSSDKEKNRYQGLNQRIDKRTVGYRRRKEAIQKSTETMFSLLDQVNPFQLCASTLLFDSWFAFPVVIKRVLTEYHLHVVCMLKNMHRVYYTYNGSEYTLGQLYKVLRKKRGRAKILSSVVVGLGKAQNGNDVLVKIIFVRDRNRSKKWLAILTTNLELSDEEVIRIYGKRWEIECFFKVTKSHLHLAKEFQCRSYDALTAHTTIVFVRYIMLALSAREEKDPKTLGELFYLCCDEIEDIRFTEAVLLIIDLFASSFSKEFLLSEEQIQHFLDTFFEQLPAFLKSSLQKRAVA from the coding sequence GTGGCTATAATTTTACCAAAAAATGATAACAATGAACAGGCTAAATCTTATTCTGATCGGTTTATAAAGCAGGCAAAAATAGGAACCTTTTTGCACCAGGCGAATATCCGAAAAGAATCCGGTCTATCGCCATTGTTCCTTTTCCAATTTATCTTTTCCCTTGTATTTCAAGGGAAAAATCTTTATCGAACATTGGAGTCAGGTCGTATAGATAACGCTCCTTCCAAAGATGCGATATATCGTTTTCTAAACAGGCCTACATTCAATTGGCGGAAATTTCTTGTTACAATCAGCTCATTTCTCATCAAAACAAGACTTTTACCCCTGACATCAGAGGGCCGGGCTCGTGTATTGATTTTAGACGACTCTACTTATTCCAGAAACCGTAGTAAATCGGTTGAATTATTGTCCCGGGTTCACGATCATTCAACAAATCGGTATCTGAAAGGGTTTCGGATGCTGACCTTGGGTTGGTCTGATGGTGGAACCTTTCTGCCCCTTGCGTTCTCTCTGCTTAGCTCTGATAAAGAGAAAAATCGTTACCAGGGGCTAAATCAAAGGATTGACAAACGGACAGTTGGATACCGCCGTCGCAAAGAAGCTATTCAAAAATCCACAGAAACTATGTTCTCGCTTCTCGACCAAGTGAACCCTTTTCAACTTTGTGCGAGTACCCTGCTTTTTGATAGCTGGTTTGCCTTTCCAGTCGTAATCAAGCGGGTGCTGACAGAATACCATTTGCATGTTGTTTGTATGCTCAAGAATATGCACCGCGTTTATTACACCTATAATGGAAGCGAATATACATTGGGTCAACTTTACAAAGTTCTTCGCAAAAAACGCGGGCGGGCCAAGATTCTATCATCCGTCGTTGTCGGGCTTGGTAAGGCCCAAAACGGAAATGACGTTCTGGTAAAAATCATCTTCGTTCGAGACCGTAACCGCTCAAAAAAATGGTTGGCAATCTTAACAACAAACCTTGAGCTATCTGATGAAGAAGTTATCCGTATTTATGGCAAACGCTGGGAAATCGAGTGTTTCTTCAAAGTCACAAAGTCCCATTTGCATTTGGCAAAGGAATTCCAGTGCCGTAGTTATGATGCGCTTACTGCTCATACCACCATTGTCTTTGTGCGATATATCATGCTGGCTTTAAGTGCCAGAGAGGAGAAAGACCCCAAGACCCTTGGCGAGCTCTTTTATCTGTGTTGCGATGAAATTGAGGATATTCGCTTTACCGAAGCTGTTCTTTTAATCATAGATCTTTTCGCCTCATCATTTAGCAAGGAATTTCTTCTTTCTGAAGAACAAATTCAACATTTTTTGGATACGTTTTTCGAGCAATTACCTGCCTTTCTGAAAAGTTCGCTTCAGAAAAGAGCAGTTGCTTGA
- a CDS encoding permease prefix domain 1-containing protein: MAKIENRLDKKVTAYIDNLFSGVGPSQQLFDLEEELAINIKEKTADFKARGMDDEQAFKEAVISMGDLSGLVDDMRKLGQDTAKQSVYSTMTARISTAGIVAGVLLGLFGIFTVAMLYFMDLDAISVTGSGIFIVAGGTLLTQLSHLKNKLKLLICKRFGIINIKQLLFSEANFSERQVIARKTYPKNVEFVLQKEEIPC, encoded by the coding sequence ATGGCCAAGATTGAAAATCGCCTGGATAAAAAAGTAACAGCATATATCGACAATCTGTTTTCCGGGGTTGGACCAAGTCAACAGCTGTTTGATCTAGAGGAAGAGCTGGCCATAAACATTAAAGAAAAAACCGCGGATTTTAAAGCCCGGGGCATGGACGACGAGCAAGCTTTTAAAGAGGCAGTGATTTCCATGGGTGATTTGAGCGGGCTGGTGGATGATATGCGTAAGCTCGGGCAGGATACGGCGAAGCAATCGGTTTATTCTACTATGACAGCACGTATTTCAACGGCTGGAATAGTCGCCGGAGTGCTGCTTGGCTTATTTGGGATATTCACGGTTGCAATGTTGTACTTTATGGACTTGGATGCGATAAGTGTTACAGGTTCCGGAATATTCATCGTTGCAGGCGGAACATTATTAACTCAACTTTCGCACCTTAAAAATAAGCTCAAGCTCTTAATATGCAAGCGTTTTGGAATTATTAATATCAAGCAACTGCTCTTTTCTGAAGCGAACTTTTCAGAAAGGCAGGTAATTGCTCGAAAAACGTATCCAAAAAATGTTGAATTTGTTCTTCAGAAAGAAGAAATTCCTTGCTAA
- a CDS encoding PadR family transcriptional regulator, which translates to MNATISTDLIRGHTNTIILNILRQGDSYGYEIYKKIIQLSGNQYELKEATLYTAFRRLEQDGYILSYWGDETQGGRRKYYRITDKGKELYEQSKKDWSFAKGVLEKLITGGLDDGQD; encoded by the coding sequence GTGAATGCCACAATTTCAACAGACCTTATCCGTGGTCATACCAACACTATAATTTTAAACATACTTCGCCAAGGTGATAGCTACGGATATGAGATCTACAAAAAAATTATCCAGCTGAGCGGCAACCAGTATGAATTAAAGGAAGCAACCTTATATACCGCTTTTCGCCGGTTGGAACAAGACGGTTACATCCTCTCCTATTGGGGGGATGAAACCCAGGGCGGTAGACGCAAGTATTATCGCATTACCGATAAAGGCAAAGAACTCTACGAACAAAGCAAAAAAGACTGGAGCTTTGCCAAAGGTGTTTTAGAAAAATTGATTACAGGAGGTCTTGACGATGGCCAAGATTGA
- a CDS encoding sensor histidine kinase: protein MAGGNFLETVDRSGIIELDRLGEQFNRMVLYLRESFRSLAAERDTAQRFAADAAHELKTPVTTLRAYHELITENPERLKQVLPAQGRQIERMENIISGLLQLANLSEGSGLMLQPADLREAIHRLAPVYQALAEDSGHHLTTTCPDSPVPVLLDQRLLELALNNLMDNAGKYTPPGGQLTLTLQVDTRSAVITVKDTGKGIAPEEMPFIFERFQRGVDTQSIPGTGLGLAIAREAVQRLGGTITADSEAGRGTQFVIHLPLLQTQ, encoded by the coding sequence GTGGCCGGGGGCAACTTCCTGGAGACGGTGGACCGGTCGGGCATTATTGAACTGGACCGGCTGGGTGAGCAGTTCAACCGCATGGTCCTGTACCTGCGGGAATCCTTCCGCTCCCTGGCCGCCGAGCGGGATACAGCGCAGCGCTTTGCCGCCGATGCCGCCCACGAATTAAAAACGCCGGTAACCACACTGAGAGCTTACCACGAGTTAATTACAGAAAATCCGGAGCGGCTAAAACAGGTCTTACCTGCCCAGGGCAGGCAAATCGAGCGGATGGAAAATATTATCTCCGGTTTGCTGCAGTTAGCCAATTTAAGCGAAGGCAGCGGCCTGATGCTTCAGCCTGCCGACCTCCGTGAAGCGATACACCGCCTGGCTCCAGTCTACCAGGCCCTTGCTGAAGATAGCGGGCACCACCTGACCACCACCTGCCCGGATAGTCCTGTGCCTGTATTGTTGGACCAGCGCCTGCTGGAACTTGCTTTGAATAATCTTATGGACAACGCCGGCAAATATACGCCACCCGGTGGACAATTGACTCTGACTTTACAGGTGGACACCCGCAGCGCGGTCATCACTGTAAAAGACACCGGTAAAGGTATTGCACCGGAGGAGATGCCCTTTATCTTTGAACGTTTCCAACGCGGAGTCGACACCCAGTCCATCCCCGGAACCGGCTTAGGACTCGCCATAGCCAGGGAAGCTGTCCAGCGGTTGGGCGGCACTATTACAGCCGACAGCGAAGCGGGCCGTGGCACACAGTTCGTGATCCACCTACCGCTCTTGCAGACCCAATAG
- a CDS encoding ATP-binding cassette domain-containing protein produces the protein MSNFFENLNDQKKERILNAALAEFAQKKYDDASTNNIVTTVKKNDVFKKVKGLSMGEKCRVAFARLILSGANFFVLDEPTNHLDIAAKEKIEKVLEQYTGGILFVSHDIYFVQRIAAKIMLLEHGSLKFYDGNYDYYLRMRKNECVQNTGELDFITIHNRILQLECDLAFIGGKLNQRLGEDDKKSLNEE, from the coding sequence TTGAGTAATTTTTTTGAAAATCTTAACGATCAAAAAAAAGAACGTATACTAAACGCGGCTCTGGCTGAATTTGCCCAAAAAAAATATGACGACGCTTCAACAAACAATATCGTAACTACCGTCAAGAAAAACGATGTTTTTAAGAAGGTTAAGGGGTTGAGTATGGGAGAAAAATGTCGGGTCGCATTTGCCAGGCTGATTTTGTCAGGTGCAAACTTTTTTGTTTTGGATGAACCTACCAACCATTTAGATATCGCCGCTAAGGAAAAAATCGAAAAAGTCTTAGAGCAATATACGGGCGGCATCCTATTTGTTTCACACGATATCTATTTTGTACAAAGGATTGCTGCCAAAATCATGCTGTTGGAGCATGGATCGTTAAAATTTTATGACGGAAATTATGATTATTATCTACGAATGAGAAAAAATGAATGTGTACAAAATACCGGCGAATTAGATTTTATAACTATTCACAACCGCATTCTGCAACTTGAATGTGACTTGGCCTTCATTGGCGGAAAACTAAATCAAAGGTTAGGAGAGGATGATAAGAAAAGTCTTAATGAAGAGTGA